The Burkholderiales bacterium region GACCGTCTGGCGCTCCCGCTCCGCGCTGTCGGTGTCGTTGCCCAAGATCGCGCCGCTGCCCGCCGCGGTCCAGCGCTTCGCCGAAGCGAAAACGGCCGAAGACGGCCAGGCGTACTTCGCGCAGTCCTACGGGGTGAGCTGGAACGTCGGCGGCCGGAGATATCCCTTCACTTTCGCGGTCGCGGAAGATCTGCGCCCGTTCGAACAGCAGCTCAATCTCTATCGGCGCAGCCTCTGGGGCTGGCTGGGCGCGATGGCGGTGCTGCTGCTTGCCGCACAGTGGGCGATCCTGCGCTGGGGGTTGTCGCCGCTGCGCCGCGTGGCCGACGATCTCACGCGGGTGGAAGAAGGTGCCCAGCAGCAACTGGCTGGCGACTATCCCGATGAACTCAGGCGGCTCACCGACAACCTGAACGCCCTGCTCGCGCACGAGCGCGCGCAGCGCAAGCGCTATCGCGACGCGCTCGCCGATCTCGCCCACAGCATGAAGACGCCGCTCGCGCTGATGCGCGCCGCTCTGCGCGAGGCTCGCCCCGACGCCGCGCTCGCGCGCGCGCTCGACGAACAGGTTCAGCGCATGGACCAGATTGTGGCCTATCACCTTCAGCGTGCGGAAACCGCCGGTCGCATCGGTACCGGCACCTCGCTCGCACTGCACCCCGCGATCGAACGGGTGGTGCGCGCGATGCAGAAAGTGCACGCGGACAAGGCTGCTCGGGTCGATCTGGCGGTGGACCCGGCACTGCGCGTCCGGGTGGACGAGGGCGACCTCACCGAGATGCTGGGCAACCTGCTGGACAACGCCTTCAAGTGGTGCCGTAGCCGGATCCGGATCGGCGCATCGGCGCATTCCGGCACATTGACGCTGACGGTGGAAGACGACGGCGCCGGCATCGCGCCGGCCGATGCCGAGCGCGTGCTACAGCGCGGCGCCCGCGCCGACCAGTCGGTGCCGGGTCACGGCATCGGGCTCGCTCTCACGCGCGACATCGTCGAGGCTTATGCCGGCGCCATCCGCATCGAGCGCAGTGAGTTGGGTGGGGCGGCGGTGAGATTGGAGTTACCGGCGGCCGCCCGCTAGGTCAGGCGGTGCGCGGGAATGCCAGCTTCAGCCTGCGCAGCACGTGCGGCGCGAGGGCGCCGATCGCCTGGTAATAGGCCAGCCGCTCGGGCGGCAGATCCTCCACGCTGCCCACTTCGCCCCGGCAGTTGGTCGCGCCGCACAGGCAGTGGAAGCGCCAGCCGGGGAAGGCCTCGATGCCGGCGCGGGTGGTGGTGGTGGCATAGTCGAAGGTGAGTTCTTCCCCGGGCGGGATATCGCGCAGCGCGACCAGAAACACCCTCCCCCCGCCCCGGAAGTCCAGCCGGCAGTTCGGGTCGCAACTGTGATTCACGAAGTCGTCCAACGCCCCGGAGGGGAGGAACACTTCGTTCTCGCCGACCTCCATGACATGATCTGGCGCCACCCTGGCCCCGACTTCGAACGTGGCGTGCGGTCCGAAATGTTCCAGCAGCGTCTCGCCTCTGCGGTGCCCGGTCCGGGTGTAGAGCGCCTGGCCCCTCGGTGTGTCCTTGAGCGCGAGGCCGGGGTGGGGAGGCAGGACGCCCTCGGGCACGCGGGACGGCTGGTCGGTCGGCAAGCGCAGGCAACCCCTTTGTCGAAAATGCGTAAGCGTCACACAAACCGCGCGCGGCGGGAAGACACCCCTTTGCGCCGTGCGCCCGGGGGTGTATGTTCCCGGCATGAGCGCGGCCCACCCCGCGACGCTTCCGCCACGCGCGTGTTCGGAGGCTTGCCGTGCGTCATCGACACGACGCGCCCGCATCGCCGGGCGTGTTCCATTCGCGGAGAACGGCATGACACGAACCAACGAACACTGGGTCGAGCGCCGCCAGGCGGCGGTGGCACGCGGCGTGGCCAGCGCGCACCCGATCTACGTCGAGCGCGCGGAAAACGCCGAGCTGTGGGACGTGGAGGGCCGGCGCTACCTCGACTTCGCCGGCGGCATCGCGGTGGTCAACACCGGCCATCGCCATCCCAAAGTCATGGCCGCGGTCGACGCGCAGCTCAAGCGCTTCACGCACACCGCCTTCCAGGTGGTGCCTTACGAGTCGTATGTCCTGCTGGCGGAGAAGCTGAACGCACTCGCGCCGATCCGCGGACCGGTGAAATCGATCCTGTTCTCCACCGGCGCGGAAGCGGTCGAGAACGCGATCAAGATCGCGCGCGCCGCCACGGGGCGGCCTGCAGTGATCGCCTTCTCCGGCGCCTTCCACGGTCGGACGCTGTTCGCCACCGGGATGACCGGCAAGACCGTGCCCTACAAGTCCGGCTTCGGCCCGTTCGGCGGCGAGATCTACCATGCCCCCTTTCCGATCCCGTATCACGGCGTGACCGTGGACGACGCGATCGGCGGAATCGAGCGGCTGTTCAAGACCGACATCGAGCCCTCGCGCGTGGCGGCGATCGTCGTGGAGCCGGTGCAGGGCGAAGGCGGCTACTACATCGCGCCGTTCGACTTCCTGAAGCGGCTGCGCACGCTCTGTGACCAGCACGGCATTGTCTTCGTCGCCGACGAGGTGCAAAGCGGGTTCGCGCGTACCGGCAAGTTCTTCGCCATCGAGCACGCGGGCGTGGAACCGGATCTGATCACCATCGCGAAAAGCCTAGCCGGCGGCTTCGTGCTATCCGGCGTCGTGGGGCGCGCCGGCATCATGGATGCTCCAGGTCCGGGTGGTCTCGGCGGAACCTACGCCGGCCATCCCGTCGGCTGCGCGGCCGCGCTCGCGGTCATCGAAGTCATCCTGGAGGAAAAGCTCAACGAGCGCAGCCTGGCGATCGGCGCACGCATCGACACACGGCTCAAGGCGATGAAAGCGCGGCCGGACAGCGCACCGATCGGCGACGTTCGTCACCTCGGCGCGATGGCCGCCTTCGAGCTGATCAAGACGCGCGGCGGCAACGAACCCGATGCTGATGCCGCCAAGGCGCTCACCGCGCGGGCGCTCGCCCATGGGCTCATCCTGCTCACCTGTGGCGTGTTCGGCAATGCCATCCGCATCATGGTGCCGGTGACCGTGAGCGACGCCGTGCTCGACGAAGGGCTGGACATCATCGAGCGCTCGCTGCTTGAAATCGCCGACACCCGTTCCCTCGCCCTGCCTCCTCTGGCCGCCGCCCGGTAATATCGAAGAACTTGAACAGCGAACCACAAAGACACGAAACAAAGCGGCACAAAGAATTTCTGCTATGCGGGATGTCTTGTGTCCTTGTATGTTTGATTTGTTCGTTATACCGGGAAACGGTAAATCGCTTCTGTCCCGCTTGAAGCCGACACGAAGCTCGATCGCCGTTTCCTGCTTTCGTGCTCTTTGTGCCTTAGTGATGATCTCCCGCAAGTTGGGTTCGCTCGGGTCGCCCGAGTCGAGAAATTGATTTTCTTCCATTGACTGAGAGATTCGAAGTTCAACCCTGGAAACCGTCGCCGACGATCCGCGCGTCGTTCGCCCTGCATGCGGTTGCGGGTCTCGCGTTGGCGGTGCACCCGCCGGCGTGGCCGTGGGCGCTTGGAGCGGTCGCGGCCAATCATGCCTTTCTGACCGCGCTGGGACTTTGGCCGACAAGCGCGCTGCTCGGACCGAACATGCTGCGCCTGCCGCTGGAGGCGGCACGGCGCGGAGCAATCGCGCTCACCATCGACGACGGGCCCGATCCGGTAGTCACTCCGGCGCTGCTCGACACGCTCGATCGCTACGGCGCCAGGGCGAGCTTCTTCTGCATCGGTGTTCGCGCCGCCAGGCATCGCGATCTCGTCCGCGAGATCGCGCGGCGCGGCCACAGCGTCGAGAATCACACCCAGCATCATTCGCCCTGGTTTTCGCTGCACGGGCTGCGCCGACTGCGCGTGGAGATCGAGGCGGCGCAGGACATTCTCGGCACGCTCGCCGGCCGGGCGCCGAGATTCTTCCGCGCCCCGGCCGGCCTGCGCAGTCCGCTGCTCGATCCGGTGATCAACCGCCTGGGGCTGCGCCAGGTGGCATGGACGCGGCGCGGATTCGACACCGTGACGAGCGACCCTGCCCGCGTGCTCGGCCGGCTCACGAGAAGGCTTGTCGCGGGCGACATCCTGCTGCTGCACGACGGCGGCGGTCGCATCGCCTCCAACGGACGGGCGGTCGCGCTCGAGGTGCTGCCCGCGCTGCTCGAACACATCGCACGGCGCGGATGGAGGTGCCTGTCCTTGCCGGTAGCGTGCCCGTGACCGTCGAGCGACGGCTGATCGAGGCCACGGCGATGCGCTATCTCCCGGCCGGTTCCTATGCCTACCACTATGCGCGCGGCAA contains the following coding sequences:
- a CDS encoding SET domain-containing protein-lysine N-methyltransferase; translated protein: MPTDQPSRVPEGVLPPHPGLALKDTPRGQALYTRTGHRRGETLLEHFGPHATFEVGARVAPDHVMEVGENEVFLPSGALDDFVNHSCDPNCRLDFRGGGRVFLVALRDIPPGEELTFDYATTTTRAGIEAFPGWRFHCLCGATNCRGEVGSVEDLPPERLAYYQAIGALAPHVLRRLKLAFPRTA
- the gabT gene encoding 4-aminobutyrate--2-oxoglutarate transaminase, coding for MTRTNEHWVERRQAAVARGVASAHPIYVERAENAELWDVEGRRYLDFAGGIAVVNTGHRHPKVMAAVDAQLKRFTHTAFQVVPYESYVLLAEKLNALAPIRGPVKSILFSTGAEAVENAIKIARAATGRPAVIAFSGAFHGRTLFATGMTGKTVPYKSGFGPFGGEIYHAPFPIPYHGVTVDDAIGGIERLFKTDIEPSRVAAIVVEPVQGEGGYYIAPFDFLKRLRTLCDQHGIVFVADEVQSGFARTGKFFAIEHAGVEPDLITIAKSLAGGFVLSGVVGRAGIMDAPGPGGLGGTYAGHPVGCAAALAVIEVILEEKLNERSLAIGARIDTRLKAMKARPDSAPIGDVRHLGAMAAFELIKTRGGNEPDADAAKALTARALAHGLILLTCGVFGNAIRIMVPVTVSDAVLDEGLDIIERSLLEIADTRSLALPPLAAAR
- a CDS encoding polysaccharide deacetylase family protein, whose amino-acid sequence is MTERFEVQPWKPSPTIRASFALHAVAGLALAVHPPAWPWALGAVAANHAFLTALGLWPTSALLGPNMLRLPLEAARRGAIALTIDDGPDPVVTPALLDTLDRYGARASFFCIGVRAARHRDLVREIARRGHSVENHTQHHSPWFSLHGLRRLRVEIEAAQDILGTLAGRAPRFFRAPAGLRSPLLDPVINRLGLRQVAWTRRGFDTVTSDPARVLGRLTRRLVAGDILLLHDGGGRIASNGRAVALEVLPALLEHIARRGWRCLSLPVACP
- a CDS encoding ATP-binding protein: MRSLNARIAVGAGVVLAVFVAASAFALERAFRDSARGARQERLLAQVYLLMAVAEVDARGELSMGNGPAEPRLDQPQSGLYAWIVDGSGRTVWRSRSALSVSLPKIAPLPAAVQRFAEAKTAEDGQAYFAQSYGVSWNVGGRRYPFTFAVAEDLRPFEQQLNLYRRSLWGWLGAMAVLLLAAQWAILRWGLSPLRRVADDLTRVEEGAQQQLAGDYPDELRRLTDNLNALLAHERAQRKRYRDALADLAHSMKTPLALMRAALREARPDAALARALDEQVQRMDQIVAYHLQRAETAGRIGTGTSLALHPAIERVVRAMQKVHADKAARVDLAVDPALRVRVDEGDLTEMLGNLLDNAFKWCRSRIRIGASAHSGTLTLTVEDDGAGIAPADAERVLQRGARADQSVPGHGIGLALTRDIVEAYAGAIRIERSELGGAAVRLELPAAAR